Proteins encoded by one window of Melospiza georgiana isolate bMelGeo1 chromosome 18, bMelGeo1.pri, whole genome shotgun sequence:
- the KLHL22 gene encoding kelch-like protein 22 — protein MAEEQELTQAHRGALEAPVQPQQQRSSSTYRSAEHSQALLSGLVSLRDSSILFDVVLVVEDKPIEAHRILLAASCDYFRGMFAGGLREMEQEEVHIHGITYNAMCKILNFIYTSELELSVNSVQETLAAACQLQIPEVIKFCCDFLMSWVDEENILDVYRLADHYDLKHLSEQLDSYILKNFTAFSRTQVYRQLPLQKVYSLLSSNRLEVNYEFEVYDGALFYHYSPEELETDQVSLMEPLKLLETVRFPLMEPQILQRLHDKLSPCPLKDTVADALMYHKNECLQPMLQSSQTQLRSEFQCVVGFGGMHSTPSIVLSDQAKYLNPLLGEWRHFTAALAPRMSNQGIAVLNNFVYLIGGDNNVSGFRAESRCWRYDPRHNRWFQIQSLQQEHADLSVCVVDNYIYAVAGRDYHEDLREVERYDPKTNTWEYVTPLKKEVYAHAGAALDGKMYISCGRRGEDYLKELQCYDPRTERWDALADGPVRRAWHGMAALLGKLYVIGGSNNDSGYRRDVHQVACYQPSTDQWTNVCPLPAGHGEPGIAVLDNRIYVLGGRSHNRGIRMDYVHIYDAERDCWEEGPQLEDDISGMAACVLTLPRAILMETEKWLSEWHADRMKHHLDFPPEVMSVSDWEEFDNSSED, from the exons atggctgaggagcaggagctgactCAGGCCCACAGAGGTGCCCTGGAGGCGCCGGTGCAGCCGCAGCAGCAGCGCAGCAGCAGCACGTACCGCAGCGCGGAGCACTCGCAGGCGCTGCTCAGCGGGCTGGTGTCGCTCCGGGACAGCAGCATCCTCTTCGATGTGGTGCTGGTGGTGGAGGACAAACCCATCGAGGCTCATCGTATCCTCCTGGCTGCCTCCTGTGACTACTTCAG AGGAATGTTTGCAGGAGGATTGAGAGAGATGGAACAAGAAGAAGTTCATATTCATGGCATCACCTACAATGCAATGTGTAAAATCTTGAACTTCATTTACACTTCTGAGCTGGAACTCAGTGTGAACAGTGTACAGGAAACCTTAGCTGCAGCCTGTCAGCTCCAG ATTCCAGAAGTCATTAAGTTCTGTTGTGATTTCCTCATGTCCTGGGTCGATGAAGAGAACATCCTTGATGTGTACAGACTAGCTGACCACTATGACTTGAAGCATTTGAGTGAGCAGCTGGACTCCTACATTCTGAAGAACTTCACAGCTTTCTCAAGGACACAAGTGTACCGacagctgcctctgcagaaGGTCTACTCCCTTCTCAGCAGCAACCGCTTGGAGGTTAACTATGAGTTTGAAGTTTATGATGGAGCACTTTTTTATCATTATTCTCCAGAGGAACTGGAGACAGATCAGGTCTCCCTGATGGAGCCCCTTAAGCTACTTGAGACAGTTCGTTTTCCTCTGATGGAACCCCAGATCCTGCAAAGACTCCATGACAAATTAAGCCCATGTCCTTTAAAAGATACAGTTGCAGATGCATTAATGTACCACAAGAATGAATGTCTTCAGCCAATGCTTCAGAGCTCCCAGACACAGCTGAGATCAGAGTTCCAGTGTGTAGTGGGATTTGGAGGGATGCATTCTACTCCCTCCATCGTCCTCAGTGATCAAGCCAAGTATCTGAACCCGTTGTTGGGGGAGTGGAGGCACTTTACAGCTGCACTAGCCCCCAGAATGTCCAACCAAGGGATTGCTGTTCTCAATAATTTTGTATATTTAATTGGTGGAGACAACAATGTAAGTGGTTTTCGAGCCGAGTCAAGGTGTTGGAG GTATGACCCACGACACAACAGATGGTTCCAGATccagtccctgcagcaggagcacgCTGACCTCAGTGTTTGTGTCGTGGACAACTATATTTATGCCGTCGCAGGCCGAGATTACCATGAGGACCTGAGGGAAGTGGAGAGGTATGACCCTAAAACCAACACTTGGGAATATGTGACACCTCTGAAGAAGGAG GTGTACGCGCACGCGGGAGCAGCGCTGGACGGGAAGATGTACATCTCGtgtggcaggagaggagaggattacctgaaggagctgcagtgctACGACCCCAGGACGGAGCGCTGGGACGCGCTGGCCGACGGCCCCGTGCGGCGCGCGTGGCACGGCATGGCCGCGCTGCTGGGCAAGCTCTACGTCATCGGGGGCAGCAACAACGACTCCGGCTACAGGAGGGACGTGCACCAG gtTGCCTGCTATCAGCCAAGCACTGATCAGTGGACAAATGTGTGCCCACTTCCTGCAGGACATGGAGAGCCAGGCATTGCAGTCTTAGACAACAGGATTTATGTGCTGGGAGGCAGATCCCACAACAGGGGAATCCGCATGGACTATGTGCACATTTATGATGCAGAGAGAGACTGCTGGGAGGAAGGGCCCCAGCTGGAGGATGACATTTCTGGCATGGCTGCCTGTGTCCTCACATTGCCCAGGGCTATTTTAATGGAAACAGAGAAGTGGCTCTCAGAATGGCATGCAGACAGAATGAAGCATCATCTTGACTTTCCACCAGAAGTTATGAGTGTATCAGACTGGGAGGAATTTGACAACTCAAGTGAAGattag